Proteins encoded in a region of the Inquilinus sp. KBS0705 genome:
- a CDS encoding OmpA family protein: MKLNKSIYISALIVLSIAVFPACKTKKALPPPPPVTEPAPTPPPAPAPAPTPAPTPPPPPPAPPKPDYNFSNIQFEFNSGILKTSAYPILDKAAAAMKMDNSVKFALEGNSSAEGTEAHNQALSLERANSVKTYLVNTGVNADNLSVKGNGESKPIAPNTTEEGRVLNRRVEIKRLW, encoded by the coding sequence ATGAAATTAAACAAATCGATCTACATTTCGGCTTTAATTGTATTATCAATTGCCGTTTTTCCGGCATGTAAAACCAAAAAGGCATTGCCGCCGCCACCGCCGGTTACTGAGCCTGCACCAACGCCGCCGCCAGCTCCGGCACCCGCACCAACACCTGCTCCAACACCACCGCCGCCACCACCAGCGCCGCCTAAACCCGATTACAACTTTAGCAACATACAGTTTGAGTTTAACTCAGGGATATTAAAAACCAGCGCTTACCCTATTTTAGATAAAGCCGCTGCTGCCATGAAAATGGATAACTCGGTTAAATTTGCTTTAGAGGGTAACTCATCGGCCGAAGGTACCGAGGCACATAACCAGGCACTTTCGTTAGAAAGAGCTAATTCGGTTAAAACTTACCTGGTTAACACAGGTGTTAATGCCGATAATTTATCTGTAAAGGGTAATGGCGAATCTAAACCGATTGCACCGAACACTACTGAAGAAGGCAGGGTATTAAACCGCCGCGTAGAAATAAAAAGACTTTGGTAA
- a CDS encoding DUF2147 domain-containing protein, with protein sequence MIKKATILILFALVCTTLASAQNADAIIGKWLNSTGEGHVQIYKRGDKFFGKLVWLKFPNEEDGKPKLDKFNPDKALQSRPKQGIELLKDFTFDGEDTYEGGTIYDPKSGKTYSCKMTLKGDVLKMRGYVGISLLGRTENWTRVK encoded by the coding sequence ATGATAAAAAAAGCAACTATCTTAATTCTTTTCGCGCTGGTTTGTACAACCCTAGCATCTGCCCAAAATGCCGATGCCATTATCGGAAAATGGTTAAATTCAACAGGCGAAGGCCATGTACAGATATATAAACGGGGCGATAAGTTTTTTGGTAAACTGGTATGGCTTAAATTCCCGAACGAAGAGGACGGAAAGCCCAAGTTAGATAAATTCAATCCCGATAAAGCCCTGCAGTCTCGCCCAAAGCAAGGTATCGAACTGTTAAAGGATTTTACCTTCGACGGTGAAGACACTTACGAAGGCGGCACCATTTACGACCCAAAATCGGGGAAAACTTATAGTTGTAAAATGACACTTAAGGGCGATGTCTTAAAAATGCGCGGCTATGTGGGTATATCGTTATTGGGCAGAACAGAAAATTGGACCCGCGTAAAATAA
- a CDS encoding oxidoreductase, whose product MKTKHLLFIALILISSAVKAQSIIPLAQARPTSIRGLSIVDDSVAWVSGSKGTIGITSNGGKNWIWSQVKDHEKAEFRDIEAFSDKEAVIMASGTPAVVLKTIDGGLTWQQTYHMADSAYFLDAMDFADAKHGWILGDPINGKLLLLQTIDGGETWQQPANAPVALQGEASFAASGTCLRVNKNTITIVTGGGNSRILSSPTKALYWTATVLPLTNGKQSMGAFSFAWGKNQTIIAGGDYAKDTRTDSVAYLLPNKNALYKGNTPLKGPAGFQSCVEYVWGDTYLATGTSGSNLTTDGGKTWQKIDAASYNVCRKAKHGKLILLAGDRGKLGLFKM is encoded by the coding sequence ATGAAAACAAAGCACTTGCTATTTATAGCGTTAATATTGATCTCATCGGCAGTAAAAGCGCAAAGTATAATCCCTTTAGCGCAAGCAAGGCCAACAAGCATACGTGGCCTATCGATTGTTGATGATAGCGTAGCCTGGGTTAGCGGCAGCAAAGGCACAATTGGTATTACCTCAAACGGCGGCAAAAACTGGATATGGTCGCAGGTAAAAGATCACGAAAAGGCTGAATTTAGAGATATTGAGGCGTTTTCGGATAAAGAAGCGGTAATAATGGCTTCGGGTACGCCAGCAGTGGTGTTAAAAACCATTGATGGTGGCCTCACCTGGCAGCAAACATACCATATGGCCGATAGCGCTTACTTTTTAGATGCCATGGATTTTGCCGATGCCAAACACGGCTGGATATTGGGCGACCCTATAAACGGTAAGCTACTATTACTGCAAACTATTGATGGTGGCGAAACCTGGCAGCAACCCGCCAACGCACCTGTTGCCCTGCAAGGCGAAGCATCGTTTGCAGCCAGCGGCACCTGCCTGCGGGTAAATAAAAACACCATAACCATTGTTACCGGTGGTGGCAACAGCCGCATTTTAAGCTCGCCTACCAAAGCATTATATTGGACAGCTACTGTATTGCCTTTAACAAACGGCAAACAAAGTATGGGGGCCTTTTCGTTTGCATGGGGTAAAAACCAAACCATTATAGCAGGCGGCGATTACGCCAAAGATACCCGTACAGACTCGGTTGCATACCTGTTACCTAATAAAAATGCCCTATATAAAGGCAATACACCGCTTAAGGGGCCGGCCGGTTTTCAATCGTGTGTAGAGTATGTTTGGGGCGATACCTACCTTGCTACGGGTACATCTGGCAGTAACTTAACTACCGATGGTGGTAAAACATGGCAAAAGATAGATGCCGCCAGTTACAACGTTTGCCGCAAGGCAAAGCACGGCAAATTGATCTTATTAGCAGGCGACAGAGGTAAGTTAGGTTTATTTAAAATGTAA
- a CDS encoding site-specific integrase, whose product MKVNEDLSILFWLNRQKASKDGLVPIWVRITINGKRDGFSSGKKIHPDAWDEKAAIAGMNCPDYKMINSYLAKTRVELEKHYNQLVAVNKKVTASMVKEAYMPKEVIQKTLMQAFKLHNEEFAERVNKNKGTKGTLGRYERLKDKVLDFLKKKLKLGDIALEDIEMAFAVNFFHYLTMENVGDNTAMKYVKTLKQIIDRAIDEGWIKHNTISGFKCTYKDPDRETLEMHELVGMYEKEISVERLAEVRDVYVFCCFTGYAYETVYKLEPANIFKGLDGKLWITKDRQKTGVEETVPLLPIALAIIEKYRNHSYCVNENKLLPVNSNVRYNAYIKEVATICGIKKQLTTHTARHTFATTVLLENDVPIETVGKLLGHKDLRSTQIYAKITKRKISNNMAVLESKIFGEKGLLKVS is encoded by the coding sequence ATGAAAGTAAATGAAGATCTATCAATTCTATTTTGGCTAAACCGTCAAAAGGCATCCAAAGATGGTTTAGTACCAATTTGGGTAAGAATTACCATAAACGGAAAACGCGACGGTTTTTCATCCGGTAAAAAAATACATCCCGATGCCTGGGACGAAAAAGCGGCTATAGCTGGAATGAATTGTCCAGATTATAAGATGATAAATAGTTATTTAGCAAAAACAAGGGTAGAGTTAGAAAAACACTATAATCAACTTGTTGCTGTAAATAAAAAGGTAACAGCATCTATGGTTAAGGAAGCTTACATGCCAAAAGAGGTAATACAAAAAACGCTTATGCAAGCTTTTAAATTACACAATGAAGAATTTGCCGAGCGGGTAAATAAAAACAAAGGCACCAAGGGTACATTGGGGCGCTATGAGCGACTGAAAGATAAAGTACTGGATTTCCTAAAGAAAAAACTTAAACTCGGTGATATAGCGTTAGAAGACATTGAAATGGCATTTGCTGTTAATTTCTTCCATTACTTAACTATGGAAAATGTTGGGGATAACACCGCTATGAAATATGTGAAAACTTTAAAGCAGATTATAGATCGTGCCATTGATGAAGGCTGGATTAAACATAATACTATTTCGGGGTTTAAATGCACCTATAAAGATCCTGATAGAGAAACACTTGAAATGCATGAGTTAGTTGGAATGTATGAAAAAGAAATTTCAGTAGAACGTTTGGCAGAGGTACGGGATGTATATGTCTTTTGCTGCTTTACGGGTTATGCCTACGAAACTGTTTACAAACTTGAACCGGCAAATATTTTCAAGGGGCTGGATGGTAAATTATGGATTACAAAAGATCGGCAGAAAACTGGCGTTGAAGAAACAGTACCATTATTACCCATTGCCCTGGCAATAATCGAAAAGTATAGAAATCATTCTTATTGCGTGAATGAAAATAAATTACTTCCCGTTAATAGCAACGTTCGATATAATGCCTATATCAAAGAAGTAGCAACAATTTGCGGCATCAAAAAGCAACTTACTACTCATACAGCGAGACATACTTTCGCGACAACTGTTCTTCTTGAAAATGATGTTCCAATAGAAACTGTCGGAAAGTTATTAGGCCACAAAGATTTGCGCTCAACGCAGATTTATGCTAAGATCACTAAGCGTAAAATCAGCAATAACATGGCAGTATTAGAAAGTAAAATTTTTGGAGAGAAAGGATTACTGAAAGTTTCATAG
- a CDS encoding DUF2971 domain-containing protein codes for MYNSVFKFHQINEHSLEGLKKSEVFCNHYQAFNDPFECWSIIQKGIPHSVNEKSRYADVYRAWGFDEPDYSAEGINRLFEYCEQFINDYSQSISKYLDSARICCFSREISNLLMWSHYTDGLRGFCIEFDADELVKLSNRALVLKVKYKRKPVYFDTMVYNVAADQVDFHEMAIDEELSYRRYVKSHNTQNIRNYSDWLKKSKKLLFDLYTKQFGVKPLEWCYEKEMRLIFHSENNELSGELFNYPNSAVKSIIFGEKINSENRIYITDLARAIYPNVRFGMAIRNIVDYQININFL; via the coding sequence ATGTATAATAGTGTTTTTAAATTTCATCAAATTAATGAACATTCGCTTGAGGGATTAAAAAAAAGTGAAGTTTTTTGTAATCATTACCAGGCATTTAATGATCCGTTTGAATGCTGGTCAATTATTCAAAAAGGAATTCCGCATTCAGTAAATGAGAAAAGTCGCTATGCTGACGTTTACCGGGCATGGGGTTTTGATGAACCAGATTATAGTGCAGAAGGTATAAACCGATTATTTGAATACTGTGAACAGTTTATTAATGATTATTCACAAAGTATATCAAAGTATCTTGATAGTGCTCGCATTTGCTGTTTTAGCAGAGAGATTTCAAATTTACTTATGTGGTCGCATTACACTGATGGTCTTCGTGGTTTTTGTATCGAATTTGATGCAGATGAATTGGTAAAGCTGTCAAATAGAGCTTTGGTTCTTAAAGTTAAATACAAAAGAAAACCTGTATATTTCGATACAATGGTTTACAATGTTGCAGCTGATCAAGTTGACTTCCACGAGATGGCCATCGATGAAGAACTGTCTTACAGAAGGTATGTCAAAAGCCATAACACACAGAATATTAGAAATTATTCTGATTGGCTGAAAAAATCGAAAAAATTATTATTTGATTTATATACAAAACAATTTGGTGTTAAACCACTTGAATGGTGCTATGAAAAGGAAATGCGGCTAATATTTCATTCTGAGAATAATGAACTTTCAGGTGAACTTTTCAACTACCCTAATTCTGCCGTTAAATCCATCATATTCGGCGAAAAGATCAATAGCGAAAACCGAATTTATATAACTGATTTAGCTCGTGCGATATATCCAAACGTTCGTTTTGGTATGGCTATTCGAAATATAGTTGATTACCAAATAAACATCAATTTTTTATAA
- a CDS encoding DUF3696 domain-containing protein, whose protein sequence is MIKSIRLSGFKSFLERDINLSPLTVLTGLNSSGKSSVIQALLMLEKASKREKSVLLYGHGTAKELRNSNSSGNIGLSVQLENGELSIEIPVEETDYKITSDGIPSDFPEIIYIAADRFGPRGGIQIYNDANLINKIGPNGENVLQCIRSYEYEHLAETLVLKESENDQFIFVLQSWLNKISPNTKFSFELVELSDISYSMFNQHRSTNVGFGLSYILPVITALLVGTLIKNSVVIIENPEAHLHPKGQTEIANLIALCTRAGSQVIIETHSDHIFDGIRIAAKRFGDFGDNVQFHWFELDKNQLTDVASPILDNDGRLDEWPTNFFDQFEKNSSELL, encoded by the coding sequence ATGATAAAATCCATTCGCCTATCTGGGTTCAAGTCTTTTTTGGAACGAGATATCAATCTCAGCCCACTTACGGTTTTGACAGGTTTGAACAGCAGCGGAAAAAGTTCGGTAATCCAGGCATTGCTTATGCTCGAAAAGGCTTCGAAAAGAGAAAAAAGTGTGTTGCTTTATGGGCATGGAACAGCCAAAGAATTAAGGAACTCAAATTCATCAGGCAATATTGGATTATCTGTGCAGCTTGAAAACGGCGAACTTTCGATCGAGATTCCGGTTGAAGAAACAGATTATAAAATAACAAGTGACGGAATACCTTCAGACTTTCCTGAAATAATTTATATAGCAGCAGATAGGTTCGGCCCAAGAGGTGGTATTCAGATTTATAATGATGCAAACCTCATAAATAAAATAGGGCCTAATGGTGAGAACGTTCTTCAGTGCATAAGATCTTACGAATACGAACATCTTGCTGAGACTCTTGTATTAAAAGAATCTGAAAATGATCAGTTTATATTTGTACTTCAGTCCTGGTTAAATAAAATATCACCTAACACTAAGTTCAGCTTTGAATTAGTTGAACTGAGTGATATTTCTTACAGTATGTTTAATCAACACAGGTCGACTAACGTAGGCTTCGGTCTTAGCTATATATTGCCGGTAATAACAGCACTTTTGGTAGGGACCCTTATAAAGAACAGTGTTGTAATAATAGAAAATCCTGAGGCTCATCTTCACCCAAAAGGTCAAACAGAAATTGCGAACCTGATAGCTTTATGCACACGTGCAGGATCACAGGTTATTATAGAAACGCACAGTGACCATATTTTTGATGGAATAAGAATTGCGGCGAAACGCTTCGGCGATTTTGGTGATAATGTGCAATTCCATTGGTTTGAATTGGATAAAAATCAGCTTACTGATGTTGCATCACCGATACTTGATAATGATGGTAGATTAGATGAATGGCCAACAAACTTTTTTGACCAGTTTGAAAAGAACTCCTCTGAACTTTTGTAA
- a CDS encoding DUF262 domain-containing protein, with product MKSISINNKLYTVQDTKTRITIADSFVLGPNKIGEGNGEAKLYVGYDNEDLKSFFGERGFEIDCFLLRNDLNLYLDESRTEYLHPTQEYRHKDELLEYWDERKHQINALNQTIFFTAKDQDQIAGPRVYVNSNDAGYKLIREISLPVISYLNISKMISERGDVLYYFQLFSDYSDESVDEEDEITPDNEDFVPFDPMKISIDTKGISMDTILRRIKQGTINLNPDFQRNEVWTDEKKCRLIESLMLKIPLPMFYVSIDDDGNFNVVDGLQRLSTIRDFVLGKSYLETKDESLSGFGIKLKNLEFWGPSFNNFQFKELPVHIQNRIMETEFSFTIINPGTPEDVKRNIFKRINTGGVPLTDQEIRHALYVGNSTDLLKLLASKQTFKNATDNKLKANRMVDREFILRCIAFMIRDYSKYPKSGDVDTFLSDTMRIINAMPDFAPSTTKKLFNERIHRDDIQIDSLKMIEVRFLSAMKRTQLIFGEHNFRTSYYGLRKTPVNKALFETWGAIFSKLESEEFEILVENKKEFINDYNLNYLSKDSFKQVVSRNALKQTSVIERHSKLNTLVKKYLL from the coding sequence ATGAAAAGCATCTCAATAAATAACAAGCTTTATACAGTTCAGGACACAAAAACCAGGATTACAATTGCTGATTCATTCGTTTTAGGTCCCAACAAAATTGGTGAAGGAAACGGAGAGGCAAAGTTATATGTAGGGTATGATAATGAAGATCTGAAGTCTTTCTTTGGTGAGCGGGGATTTGAAATAGACTGTTTTCTGCTCAGGAATGACCTTAATCTTTATCTTGATGAGTCCCGTACCGAATATCTACACCCAACTCAGGAATACAGACACAAAGACGAACTGCTTGAATATTGGGATGAAAGAAAACATCAGATTAATGCTTTAAACCAAACAATTTTCTTTACAGCTAAGGATCAGGATCAGATTGCCGGCCCCCGAGTGTACGTTAATTCAAATGATGCCGGGTATAAGCTCATAAGGGAAATATCTCTACCTGTTATCTCTTATCTGAATATCAGTAAAATGATTTCTGAAAGAGGGGACGTTTTATATTATTTCCAGCTATTTTCTGATTACAGCGATGAGTCGGTTGACGAGGAGGACGAAATAACACCTGATAATGAGGACTTTGTCCCGTTTGATCCAATGAAGATTTCCATTGATACTAAAGGTATTTCTATGGACACCATTCTAAGGAGAATTAAGCAGGGTACAATTAATCTTAATCCGGATTTTCAGCGAAATGAAGTATGGACTGATGAGAAAAAATGCAGGCTAATCGAAAGTTTGATGCTTAAAATTCCGCTTCCAATGTTTTACGTTTCGATCGATGACGATGGTAATTTTAACGTTGTAGACGGCCTTCAAAGACTAAGTACAATTAGAGATTTTGTACTGGGCAAAAGCTATTTAGAGACAAAAGATGAAAGCCTAAGCGGTTTTGGTATTAAATTAAAGAATCTCGAATTTTGGGGGCCGAGTTTTAATAATTTCCAATTTAAAGAGCTACCGGTACATATCCAAAACCGAATTATGGAAACGGAGTTTTCTTTCACAATCATCAATCCCGGAACACCGGAAGATGTGAAAAGAAATATATTTAAAAGAATAAACACGGGCGGAGTGCCCCTTACTGACCAGGAAATACGTCATGCATTGTACGTAGGTAACTCCACAGATTTGCTGAAATTACTGGCATCTAAACAAACATTTAAGAATGCCACCGATAACAAACTCAAAGCGAACAGAATGGTCGACCGTGAGTTCATCCTACGCTGTATTGCATTCATGATAAGGGATTATTCAAAATATCCCAAAAGCGGCGACGTTGACACATTTTTGAGTGATACAATGAGAATTATTAATGCAATGCCTGATTTTGCCCCTTCAACTACTAAAAAGCTATTTAATGAAAGGATTCATCGGGACGATATACAGATTGATTCTTTGAAAATGATAGAAGTAAGATTTCTGTCTGCCATGAAACGAACACAACTAATTTTCGGAGAACATAATTTCCGAACCAGTTATTACGGGCTTCGTAAAACTCCTGTTAACAAAGCCCTTTTTGAAACATGGGGAGCAATTTTTTCTAAACTTGAAAGTGAAGAATTTGAGATACTGGTCGAAAATAAAAAGGAGTTTATTAATGACTATAACCTTAATTATCTTTCTAAAGACAGTTTCAAGCAAGTAGTTTCTCGTAACGCGCTGAAACAAACTTCAGTTATTGAGCGCCATTCAAAATTAAATACATTAGTTAAAAAATACCTGTTATGA
- a CDS encoding LlaJI family restriction endonuclease yields MQIEENGIAYLFEQVEDYSLEYVKSKLGMLFNPFLQAGFLTVKNDLVKFNYVGIAANARNVICVLPKYMFRKTILEENLINEGRTLIKILKQYDINTSYFGNRMEFYDQSSSSETSEIAIADFLLKDYLSHGIWSYQNKYIAEDDSNEVLWEYTVERSQPVISKYPYYFNVFSQGNETLSNTVISRIHKWGISYVASRYCEILDLEITFDEIESTDIEELGDQEYLIEIINKELRITFNDRDITLLKSLKELLKIGTSTNVQDYTLYGKNKFEHVWEDAVSFNFRNEYREFAGFISKPEWVDSDFGKITEKNTLRPDVIKWIKNDTRSVVLIIDAKYYLFDFNTINQKAENNPGVGDLVKQYFYELVLNRATSNADWLKYKTSYRNILMFPGRNRSAPAMTKIGAVSLENSAIEKPIHNFHLNPYIIFDNYIKQQPLSDSMIETLADL; encoded by the coding sequence ATGCAAATTGAAGAAAACGGCATAGCTTACTTGTTTGAACAAGTTGAGGATTACAGTTTAGAATATGTTAAATCTAAACTGGGGATGTTGTTTAACCCTTTTTTACAGGCAGGGTTCCTTACCGTTAAAAACGATCTTGTAAAATTCAACTATGTGGGGATAGCAGCAAATGCTCGTAATGTTATCTGTGTTCTTCCTAAATATATGTTTCGCAAAACGATTCTTGAAGAAAACCTCATTAATGAGGGACGAACACTTATTAAAATCCTTAAACAATATGACATCAATACCAGCTATTTTGGGAACAGAATGGAATTTTATGATCAGTCTTCTTCGTCCGAGACCAGCGAAATAGCCATTGCAGATTTTCTACTGAAGGATTACCTGAGCCATGGGATATGGAGTTACCAAAATAAATACATAGCAGAGGACGATTCAAATGAAGTTTTATGGGAATATACAGTAGAAAGATCACAGCCGGTTATTTCAAAATACCCATATTATTTTAATGTCTTTTCCCAAGGAAATGAAACACTGTCTAACACAGTTATAAGCAGAATTCACAAGTGGGGGATTTCCTATGTTGCTTCACGTTATTGCGAAATCCTTGACCTTGAGATCACTTTTGATGAAATAGAATCTACTGATATCGAGGAACTCGGCGATCAGGAATACCTCATTGAAATAATTAATAAGGAGTTAAGGATAACGTTCAACGACAGGGATATTACGCTGTTAAAAAGCCTTAAAGAACTATTGAAAATCGGGACAAGTACAAATGTACAGGACTATACTCTTTATGGAAAAAATAAATTTGAACACGTCTGGGAAGATGCTGTTTCGTTTAATTTCAGGAATGAATATCGAGAATTTGCTGGATTTATTTCAAAGCCAGAATGGGTTGATTCGGACTTTGGTAAAATAACTGAAAAAAATACACTTCGGCCCGATGTTATTAAGTGGATTAAAAACGATACAAGGTCGGTAGTACTGATAATAGATGCAAAATATTACCTATTTGATTTTAACACAATAAATCAGAAAGCGGAAAACAATCCTGGCGTTGGGGATTTAGTGAAACAGTACTTTTATGAACTTGTCCTTAATCGCGCTACATCTAATGCAGATTGGTTAAAATACAAAACCAGTTACAGAAATATATTAATGTTTCCCGGACGTAATAGAAGCGCTCCTGCAATGACAAAAATTGGTGCTGTATCTCTTGAAAATTCAGCAATAGAAAAGCCAATCCATAATTTCCATCTGAATCCCTATATAATTTTTGATAATTATATCAAACAACAACCACTATCAGATTCCATGATAGAAACGCTTGCTGATCTCTGA
- the dcm gene encoding DNA (cytosine-5-)-methyltransferase produces MAFEDVTLLDEINIQEAETSLSETQKLLSTIFSKPNSTIRIGTLFSGIGAIETAFKRLNLKHEVIFAGDIDPHVKKSYLANYMLDEQDWHDDVTKFNAEKYKGKIDLLVGGSPCQAFSMVGKRLGLEDIRGTLFYDFARIVSQTMPNVFIFENVKGLVNHDGGRTWQVVQDVFQDLGYKIHSQILNSKDFGIPQHRERIFVVAFRNKKASFSFPEKIQLEHTMQDFLEDCIDSKYYLKEKGVKFVTSSKNRSKRYTQINGNIALCQKANQQFNWHGDFVFESVSESLNSDEFIFNVNEVEEKYYLSDKVRDYVLAGGTKNFRTSTKTDLAIARPLLQSMHKMHRAGVDNYVTHNQGRIRKLTPRECLRLMGFPDDFKIEVSDTQMYRQAGNSIVVDVLIALLKQIDITKYTR; encoded by the coding sequence ATGGCTTTTGAAGATGTAACGCTGCTTGACGAAATTAACATACAAGAAGCTGAAACTTCGCTTTCTGAAACGCAAAAATTGCTTTCAACAATATTCTCCAAACCAAATTCAACCATCCGTATAGGTACGTTATTTAGTGGTATTGGTGCTATCGAAACTGCTTTTAAAAGGTTAAACCTCAAGCATGAAGTAATATTTGCCGGCGATATTGATCCACATGTAAAAAAGAGTTACCTGGCAAATTACATGCTGGACGAACAGGATTGGCACGATGATGTCACTAAATTTAATGCAGAAAAATATAAAGGCAAAATTGATTTGCTTGTTGGAGGAAGTCCGTGTCAAGCCTTTTCAATGGTTGGTAAGAGGCTTGGTTTAGAGGATATTCGTGGCACCCTTTTCTATGACTTTGCGAGAATTGTATCTCAAACGATGCCTAATGTTTTTATATTTGAAAATGTTAAAGGTTTGGTAAACCATGATGGTGGTAGAACTTGGCAAGTAGTGCAGGATGTTTTCCAGGATCTTGGATACAAAATTCATTCTCAGATTTTAAATAGCAAAGATTTTGGAATACCTCAGCATCGTGAAAGAATTTTTGTTGTGGCCTTTAGGAATAAAAAGGCAAGTTTTAGTTTTCCGGAGAAAATACAGCTTGAGCATACCATGCAGGATTTTTTGGAAGATTGCATTGATTCTAAATATTATTTAAAGGAAAAAGGTGTAAAATTCGTAACAAGTTCGAAAAACAGAAGTAAAAGATATACCCAAATTAATGGTAACATTGCGCTTTGTCAAAAAGCAAATCAACAGTTTAACTGGCATGGTGACTTTGTTTTTGAATCAGTATCCGAATCACTAAATTCAGATGAGTTTATTTTCAATGTTAATGAAGTAGAGGAAAAGTACTACCTATCAGATAAAGTCCGTGACTATGTCCTTGCAGGAGGAACAAAGAATTTCAGAACAAGTACAAAAACAGATTTGGCAATCGCAAGACCTCTTCTACAGTCGATGCATAAAATGCACCGCGCTGGCGTCGATAATTATGTAACACATAATCAGGGTCGAATAAGAAAACTAACTCCGAGGGAATGCTTGAGACTTATGGGGTTTCCTGATGATTTTAAAATAGAAGTAAGCGATACTCAAATGTACCGCCAAGCAGGAAATAGCATCGTTGTTGACGTGCTTATTGCTTTGCTTAAACAAATTGATATTACTAAATACACTCGGTAA
- the vsr gene encoding DNA mismatch endonuclease Vsr: MADVHSKEVRSYNMSRIRSKNTKPEMLVRKFLFSKGFRYRIHVKNLPGKPDIVLPKYKTVIFIQGCFWHGHQGCKYYVIPKTRSEWWLNKIQTNSQNDLKSSYLLTQAGWKVLEIWECELRGNNLFSTLENLFLQLTKINSI; this comes from the coding sequence ATGGCCGATGTTCATTCAAAGGAAGTACGAAGTTATAATATGTCTCGTATTCGAAGCAAGAATACCAAACCTGAAATGCTGGTAAGGAAATTTCTTTTTTCGAAAGGATTTCGTTACCGCATACATGTAAAAAATCTTCCCGGAAAACCAGATATTGTTTTACCGAAATATAAAACAGTAATTTTCATACAGGGATGCTTTTGGCATGGTCATCAGGGATGCAAATATTATGTGATCCCTAAAACAAGGTCTGAATGGTGGTTAAATAAAATTCAAACGAATTCCCAAAACGATTTGAAATCATCTTATTTGCTTACTCAGGCGGGTTGGAAAGTTTTGGAGATATGGGAATGTGAGCTAAGAGGAAACAATCTCTTCTCAACCCTTGAAAACCTTTTTTTACAACTCACTAAAATTAATAGTATTTAA